Proteins encoded together in one Shewanella acanthi window:
- a CDS encoding 4'-phosphopantetheinyl transferase family protein, which produces MKFKLFFIPLTAMPPALVDKALALLSEDERTKVARYRSPQAQNNGLVVRAALRSLLSTSAPLQPNEWCFEYGNRGKPSLTQEQYKLTGLDFNLSHSGDWLLIALSTQPECKDKSALLFGVDIERERVKTDIHPILNHYFSPAETNALLALGDEKLQRQRFFDLWALKESYIKATGLGLAQSLKSFAFKLLPDSLHTNEQTDSTAANDVNHLGKKSPTLPPLQRFDDVAENGADIAKSTANHLPLFSQIELETGLSVNPDSTVKHADLSLNSQSSLQWQSVFGRLTEEYRFALTIGSKAGSQDTEYKSDRTHCTNRFSLEDLSLFQVNIESLLAKY; this is translated from the coding sequence ATGAAGTTCAAATTATTTTTCATCCCTTTAACAGCAATGCCGCCCGCTTTAGTCGATAAGGCGTTAGCGCTTTTAAGCGAGGATGAGCGGACTAAAGTGGCACGGTACCGTTCTCCCCAGGCGCAAAATAATGGTCTAGTGGTAAGGGCAGCGCTGCGCTCTTTACTCTCAACTAGCGCGCCGCTTCAACCTAATGAGTGGTGTTTTGAGTATGGAAATCGTGGCAAACCTAGCCTTACTCAAGAGCAATATAAACTCACGGGACTCGATTTTAACCTAAGCCACAGTGGAGACTGGTTATTAATTGCGTTGTCTACTCAGCCTGAGTGCAAGGATAAGTCAGCTTTATTGTTTGGTGTGGATATAGAGCGAGAGCGCGTTAAAACCGATATCCATCCGATTTTAAACCACTATTTTTCCCCCGCTGAAACCAATGCGCTGTTAGCATTAGGGGATGAAAAATTGCAGCGGCAGCGATTTTTCGATTTATGGGCACTAAAAGAATCTTACATTAAAGCGACGGGGCTGGGGCTCGCGCAGTCACTCAAATCCTTTGCCTTTAAGCTGCTACCGGACAGTTTACATACTAACGAGCAAACTGATTCAACTGCAGCAAATGACGTTAATCACCTTGGCAAGAAATCTCCAACTTTGCCGCCATTACAGCGCTTTGATGATGTAGCAGAAAATGGTGCTGACATTGCTAAAAGTACAGCTAACCATTTGCCACTATTTTCTCAAATTGAGCTGGAAACGGGGCTTAGCGTTAACCCCGATAGTACGGTTAAGCATGCAGACTTATCACTAAATAGCCAATCGAGTTTGCAGTGGCAGAGTGTTTTTGGCCGATTAACAGAGGAATATCGATTTGCTCTCACTATCGGGTCTAAAGCAGGTTCTCAAGATACTGAATATAAGAGCGATAGAACACACTGCACAAACCGCTTTTCGCTTGAAGACTTGTCATTGTTTCAGGTCAATATTGAAAGTTTGTTGGCAAAGTACTAA
- the queF gene encoding NADPH-dependent 7-cyano-7-deazaguanine reductase QueF (Catalyzes the NADPH-dependent reduction of 7-cyano-7-deazaguanine (preQ0) to 7-aminomethyl-7-deazaguanine (preQ1) in queuosine biosynthesis) encodes MTHNHDPYSDAKELAGLTLGKATDYQAEYDASLLQGVPRSLNRNAIDLNEGNLPFHGVDIWTAFELSWLNAKGKPMVAIADIQLSFESQNLIESKSFKLYLNSFNQTKFDSVDAVQKTLVQDLSNCAQGEVSVRIIEPKQFGIQRVVELPGTCIDDLDIEVSDYDFNPEYLENSTDEKQIVAETLNSNLLKSNCLITSQPDWGSVMIRYQGPKIDREKLLRYLISFRQHNEFHEQCVERIFVDLKHYCKCTKLTVYARYTRRGGLDINPYRSDFEHPGESHRLARQ; translated from the coding sequence ATGACACACAATCACGATCCCTATAGTGATGCAAAAGAGCTTGCTGGCTTAACCTTAGGTAAAGCGACAGACTATCAAGCCGAATATGATGCATCGCTGCTGCAAGGGGTTCCTCGCTCACTCAACCGTAACGCTATCGACCTCAATGAAGGCAACCTGCCCTTCCATGGTGTTGATATTTGGACGGCCTTTGAGTTGTCTTGGCTAAACGCTAAGGGCAAGCCTATGGTTGCCATTGCTGACATTCAGCTTAGCTTTGAAAGCCAGAATCTGATCGAGTCAAAATCCTTTAAACTTTACTTAAACAGTTTTAACCAGACGAAATTCGATAGCGTCGATGCAGTGCAAAAAACATTAGTTCAAGACCTAAGTAACTGCGCTCAAGGTGAGGTGAGTGTTCGAATTATCGAGCCTAAGCAATTTGGCATTCAACGTGTCGTCGAGCTGCCTGGCACCTGTATCGATGATTTAGATATTGAAGTCAGCGACTACGACTTTAACCCCGAATACCTTGAAAACAGCACAGATGAAAAGCAGATCGTTGCCGAAACATTGAATTCTAACCTGCTAAAATCTAACTGTTTAATCACCTCTCAGCCGGATTGGGGCAGCGTGATGATCCGCTACCAAGGTCCTAAGATTGACCGTGAGAAACTGCTGCGCTATTTGATTTCTTTCCGTCAGCATAATGAGTTTCACGAGCAATGTGTTGAGCGCATTTTTGTTGATTTAAAACACTACTGCAAATGCACTAAATTAACTGTGTATGCCCGCTACACCCGTCGCGGCGGTTTAGACATTAACCCCTACCGCAGTGATTTTGAGCACCCAGGTGAAAGCCATCGCTTAGCAAGACAGTAA